In one Pseudomonas purpurea genomic region, the following are encoded:
- a CDS encoding DUF2970 domain-containing protein — protein sequence MDDPDHNKPPTFWQMLHSVMAAAFGVQSGKNRARDFTHGKPSHFMLLGILFTAVFALTLFGIVKLVLHLAGV from the coding sequence ATGGACGATCCAGACCACAACAAACCGCCGACCTTCTGGCAGATGCTGCACAGTGTCATGGCGGCGGCGTTCGGGGTGCAGAGCGGGAAAAACCGCGCCCGGGATTTCACCCACGGCAAACCCAGTCACTTCATGCTGCTGGGCATTCTCTTCACGGCGGTTTTCGCCTTGACGCTGTTTGGCATCGTCAAACTGGTGCTGCACCTGGCCGGGGTGTAA
- a CDS encoding ABC transporter substrate-binding protein: protein MLKFLCGVLLTFGVTYGACAQATSVLFLNPGTAKENFWVSYSQFMQAAAQDLGMDLQVLYSERVAETTVRQAREALQGPHRPDYLVFVNEQYVAPEILRLSQGSGVKLFIVNNSLTADQLSLLGDRQEKYPNWLGSLVTNDEEGGYLMLKELIRAHPPVAPGQPLDLLAFSGLKITPAAQLREKGMLRALREHPEVRLRQVASSRWSRQRAYEQAKVLFKRYPQVSLVWSANDEMAFGAMQAYEESGRKPGSDALFSAVNTSPPALQALLEGRLSVLLGGHFSLGGWALVQLHDYDQGVEVGKYGGRDRQVSLLQVISHAQARQMLTMGTSQNYGVDFRSLSAKGRPASYRYPFSLQALMH from the coding sequence ATGTTGAAGTTTCTTTGTGGCGTATTGCTGACGTTCGGCGTGACGTATGGCGCCTGTGCGCAAGCGACGTCGGTGCTGTTCCTTAATCCAGGTACGGCCAAGGAGAACTTCTGGGTCAGTTATTCTCAGTTCATGCAGGCGGCGGCCCAGGACCTGGGCATGGACTTGCAGGTGCTGTATTCCGAGCGCGTGGCTGAAACCACGGTCCGGCAGGCGCGCGAAGCCCTCCAGGGGCCTCATCGCCCCGACTATCTGGTGTTCGTCAACGAACAGTACGTGGCGCCGGAAATCCTGCGCCTGTCCCAGGGCAGCGGGGTGAAGCTGTTCATCGTCAACAACTCGCTTACGGCTGATCAGCTCAGCCTGCTGGGTGATCGTCAGGAAAAATACCCCAACTGGCTGGGGAGCCTGGTGACCAACGACGAGGAGGGCGGTTACCTGATGCTCAAGGAGCTGATTCGTGCCCATCCGCCCGTCGCTCCCGGCCAGCCCCTCGATTTGCTGGCCTTTTCCGGTTTGAAAATCACCCCGGCGGCCCAGTTGCGTGAAAAGGGCATGTTGCGGGCGTTGCGTGAGCACCCCGAAGTGCGCTTGCGCCAAGTGGCCAGCAGTCGTTGGAGCCGCCAGCGCGCCTATGAGCAGGCCAAGGTACTGTTCAAGCGGTATCCGCAGGTGTCGCTGGTGTGGTCGGCCAATGATGAAATGGCGTTTGGGGCCATGCAGGCTTACGAAGAAAGCGGGCGCAAACCGGGCAGCGATGCGCTGTTCAGTGCGGTCAACACCTCGCCGCCGGCCTTGCAGGCGTTGCTTGAGGGGCGTTTGAGTGTATTGCTGGGCGGGCACTTCAGCCTGGGAGGCTGGGCGCTGGTGCAATTGCATGACTACGACCAGGGGGTTGAAGTCGGCAAGTATGGCGGACGTGATCGTCAGGTCTCGTTGCTGCAGGTGATCAGCCACGCACAAGCCCGGCAGATGCTGACGATGGGCACCTCGCAGAACTACGGGGTGGATTTTCGCAGCCTGTCGGCGAAGGGCCGCCCAGCGTCCTATCGTTACCCGTTCAGCCTGCAAGCCCTCATGCACTGA